The following coding sequences lie in one Seriola aureovittata isolate HTS-2021-v1 ecotype China chromosome 5, ASM2101889v1, whole genome shotgun sequence genomic window:
- the LOC130169733 gene encoding transmembrane protein 150A-like, which yields MTAWIVLPVSLSAFSITGIWIVYAMAVMNHHVCPVENWSYNVTCTEELPRPGFPKTCCTIQDIPLISKCGSYPPESCLFSLIGNVGAFMVVMVCLLRYAQVIEHSHRCWVNTSALVSGCTNAVGLVMVGNFQVDHAKSLHYVGAGVAFPAGLLFVCLQCVLTYRVAVTALDYWMAHFRVALALGAMVSLVLSGIFFIHESFILQHAAAICEWVFTVDILVFYGTFTYEFGTVTSETMMAGLQRSHHHGSGVIMGPRARGSTLGGATKGLKSPGGSSTSTHLNCTPESIAML from the exons ATGACTGCCTGGATCGTCCTGCCTGTCAGCCTGTCTGCCTTCTCCATCACAGGAATATGGATAGT GTATGCCATGGCTGTGATGAATCACCATGTTTGTCCTGTGGAGAACTG GTCTTACAACGTAACGTGCACAGAGGAGCTGCCCCGACCAGGCTTCCCCAAGACGTGCTGCACCATCCAGGACATCCCCCTCATCAG TAAATGTGGCTCCTACCCTCCTGAAAGCTGCCTGTTCAGCCTGATTGGCAACGTTGGAGCTTTCATGG TGGTGATGGTGTGCCTTCTGCGCTACGCCCAGGTGATCGAGCACAGCCACCGATGTTGGGTCAACACCAGCGCTCTTGTGTCCGGCTGCACCAACGCCGTGGGTCTGGTCATGGTGGGCAACTTCCAG GTGGATCATGCCAAATCTCTACACTATGTGGGCGCCGGTGTGGCATTTCCAGCAgggctgctgtttgtgtgccTGCAGTGTGTGCTCACCTACCGGGTAGCTGTAACCGCCCTTGACTACTGGATGGCCCATTTCCGGGTGGCACTGGCACTGGGAGCCATGGTCTCCCTCGTCCTCA GTGGCATCTTCTTCATCCATGAGAGCTTCATCCTGCAGCACGCTGCGGCCATCTGCGAGTGGGTCTTCACTGTGGACATCCTGGTTTTTTACGGCACCTTCACCTACGAGTTCGGCACCGTCACCAGCGAGACCATGATGGCCGGCCTGCAGCGGAGTCACCACCACGGCTCAGGTGTTATCATGGGCCCCAGGGCCCGGGGCTCAACACTAGGCGGGGCAACTAAGGGCCTCAAGTCCCCCGGGGGAAGCAGCACATCCACACATCTCAACTGTACCCCGGAGAGCATAGCCATGTTGTAG
- the rnf181 gene encoding E3 ubiquitin-protein ligase RNF181, whose protein sequence is MASYFDEHDCEPTNPEEQYRQNALLELARSLMQGLDLLDSGAFDLSDWDQRLPPPAAKTAVQTLTVVIISPEQADKGLKCPVCLLEFEEQETVREMPCKHLFHSGCILPWLGKTNSCPLCRLELPTDNPEYEEFKKDKERRKQREHRLEDLHGAMYT, encoded by the exons ATGGCATCCTACTTTGATGAACACGACTGTGAGCCCACCAACCCAGAGGAACAGTATCGGCAGAACGCACTACTTGAACTGGCCAG GTCTTTAATGCAAGGCTTGGACTTACTTGACTCAGGGGCGTTTGATTTGTCAGACTGGGACCAACGTCTTCCGCCTCCGGCTGCCAAAACTGCTGTTCAGACCCTCACTGTGGTCATCATTTCTCCAGAGCAAGCAG aCAAAGGGCTCAAGtgtcctgtttgtttgctgGAGTTCGAGGAACAAGAAACAGTCCGAGAGATGCCTTGCAAACACCTTTTCCACTCAGGATGTATACTGCCCTGGCTGGGCAAG ACTAACTCCTGTCCGCTCTGCCGACTTGAATTACCAACTGACAATCCAGAGTATGAGGAGTTTAAAAAAGACAAG gagagaagaaaacagagggaacaCAGGCTGGAGGACCTACATGGAGCCATGTACACATGA